Proteins encoded together in one Bacteroides ovatus window:
- a CDS encoding ATP-binding protein, with amino-acid sequence MKFYDRKKEMAILYAAKKQSQTSACFTVMTGRRRIGKTALLLESVKDTRFVYIFVARKSEVLLCAQYQPVIQETLGIRIYGEIREFAQLFELLMQHSQKENFTLIIDEFQEFLYINPSIASDIQRIWDQYHATSKINFIVCGSVYSMMKRIFEDRKKPLYGRLTARISLHPFTTTVIKEILADHAPQFTSEDLLCLYLLTGGVAKYITLLMEAKAFNKTAMINYALSEGSPFLTEGKDMLISEFGKDYANYFSILSLIAEGKTTQREIDSIINKNTGSYLANLEDEYSLIKKVKPMFAKPNSRATRYCLQDNFLRFWFRFIFSNNAVLEMGKNHLLIEYVEKNYEQYSGLLLEKYFRELIAEKEEVTDVGNYWDKNGENEIDLIALNRFNKTALIGEVKRNPRKISIPALEKKGETLHKELNDYKITFKGFSLKDM; translated from the coding sequence ATGAAGTTCTACGACCGAAAGAAAGAAATGGCGATACTGTATGCAGCTAAAAAGCAATCACAAACGAGCGCTTGCTTTACTGTAATGACCGGACGCCGACGAATCGGAAAAACAGCTCTACTCTTAGAGTCTGTCAAAGACACCCGATTCGTATATATATTTGTAGCAAGAAAGAGTGAAGTCCTGCTTTGCGCACAATATCAACCTGTCATTCAGGAAACGCTTGGCATTCGTATCTATGGAGAAATCAGAGAGTTCGCACAGCTCTTTGAACTGCTGATGCAACATTCCCAAAAGGAAAATTTCACATTAATCATTGACGAATTTCAAGAATTTCTCTATATCAATCCGTCTATCGCCAGTGATATACAACGTATTTGGGACCAATATCACGCGACTTCCAAAATCAATTTCATTGTATGCGGTTCCGTTTATTCAATGATGAAAAGAATATTCGAAGACCGCAAGAAGCCACTATACGGACGCCTTACCGCCCGAATTTCTCTGCATCCATTCACCACCACCGTTATCAAAGAGATTCTAGCAGACCATGCCCCTCAATTCACATCGGAAGATTTGCTTTGCTTGTATTTGCTGACAGGTGGAGTAGCCAAATACATCACCCTATTGATGGAAGCGAAAGCATTTAATAAAACTGCCATGATAAATTATGCGCTTTCCGAAGGCTCACCATTTCTGACAGAAGGCAAAGACATGTTGATTTCCGAGTTCGGGAAAGACTATGCCAATTATTTTTCTATCCTATCTCTCATTGCAGAAGGAAAAACAACACAACGAGAGATTGATTCCATCATCAATAAAAACACCGGTTCCTATTTAGCCAACCTTGAGGATGAATATTCATTAATCAAAAAAGTGAAACCGATGTTCGCTAAACCTAATAGTCGTGCTACCCGTTATTGCCTGCAAGACAATTTTCTACGATTCTGGTTTCGCTTTATTTTCTCAAACAACGCAGTACTGGAAATGGGGAAAAACCATTTACTGATAGAATATGTAGAAAAGAACTATGAACAATACAGCGGCCTATTGTTAGAAAAATATTTCCGTGAACTTATCGCTGAAAAAGAAGAAGTTACCGACGTAGGTAACTATTGGGACAAAAACGGAGAAAATGAAATAGACCTGATCGCCCTCAACCGGTTTAACAAAACAGCACTTATCGGAGAAGTAAAAAGAAATCCGAGAAAAATAAGTATCCCGGCATTGGAAAAGAAAGGAGAAACTTTACATAAAGAATTAAATGATTATAAAATAACTTTCAAAGGATTCTCATTGAAAGATATGTAG
- a CDS encoding tetratricopeptide repeat protein, which translates to MKKEITRLICAAICCTPIIGFAQTGDKFTSTDNLYKEGKELFQEKNYAAALPALKAFVKQKPAASLLQDAEYMLVSSAYELKDKNRIELLRKYLDRYPDTPYANRIYALLASCYFYEGKYDEALALFNSADLDLLGNEERDDCTYQLATCYLKTDNLREAAIWFETLRANSPKYAKDCDYYLSYIRYTQKRYTEALKGFLPLQDDSKYKTLVPYYIAEIYVQLKNYDKAQIVAQNYLSAYPNNEYAAEMYRILGDVYYHFGQYHQAVEAFNNYLNKDRSAPRRDALYMLGLSYYQTKVYSKAAETLGKVTTDNDALTQNAYLHMGLSYLQLAEKNKARMAFEQAAASNANMQIKEQAAYNYALCLHETSFSAFGESVTAFEKFLNEFPTSPYAEKVSSYLVEVYMNTRSYDAALKSIDRIAKPSAQILEAKQKILFQLGTQSFANADFEQALKYLNQSIAIGQYNRQTKADAYYWCGESYYRLSRMVEAARDFNAYLQLTTQPNNEMYALANYNLGYIAFHRKDYTQASNYFQKYVQLEKGENATALADAYNRIGDCHLHVRNFEEAKQYYSQAEQMNTSSGDYSFYQLALVSGLQKDYTGKITLLNRLVGKYPASPYAVNAIYEKGRSYVLMDNNNQAITSFKELLTKYPESPVSRKAAAEIGLLYYQKGDYNQAIEAYKQVIEKYPGSEEARLAMRDLKSIYVDLNRIDEFAALANAMPGHIRFDANEQDSLTYAAAEKIYARGRMEEAKTSLNKYLQTFPEGAFSLNAHYYLCLIGNEQKNYDMILLHSGKLLEYPNNPFAEEALILRAEVQFNQQNMAEALASYKMLKEKATNVERRQLAETGILRCAFLLRDDIETIHAATDLLAEAKLSPELRNEALYYRAKAYTKQKADKKAMEDYRELAKDTRNSYGAEAKYQVAQSLYDAKEYAAAEKELLNYIEQSTPHAYWLARSFILLSDVYHATGKDLDARQYLLSLQQNYQGNDDIESMIESRLSKLKVEN; encoded by the coding sequence ATGAAAAAAGAAATTACTAGACTCATTTGTGCCGCCATCTGCTGCACGCCCATTATAGGATTTGCCCAGACAGGTGACAAGTTCACTTCGACTGACAACCTTTATAAAGAAGGGAAAGAACTTTTCCAGGAAAAGAATTATGCAGCTGCTCTGCCGGCATTGAAAGCATTTGTAAAACAAAAGCCTGCAGCCAGCCTTCTTCAGGACGCAGAGTATATGCTAGTCAGTTCGGCTTACGAACTGAAAGACAAAAACCGCATCGAACTCCTCCGCAAATACCTTGACCGTTATCCTGATACTCCATACGCTAACCGCATTTATGCGCTGTTAGCCTCCTGCTATTTCTACGAAGGAAAATATGATGAAGCACTGGCACTCTTCAACTCTGCCGACCTCGATTTGTTAGGTAATGAAGAACGGGACGACTGCACCTACCAACTGGCTACCTGTTATCTGAAAACCGATAATCTAAGAGAAGCAGCCATCTGGTTTGAAACTTTGCGTGCCAACAGCCCCAAATACGCCAAAGATTGTGATTACTATCTTTCCTACATCCGCTATACACAAAAACGTTATACTGAAGCGTTGAAAGGCTTCCTCCCCTTACAGGACGACTCAAAATACAAAACCCTCGTCCCCTATTACATAGCCGAAATTTATGTGCAGCTCAAAAACTACGATAAAGCACAGATTGTAGCTCAAAACTATCTGTCAGCCTATCCGAATAATGAATACGCAGCAGAAATGTACCGTATTCTGGGAGATGTCTATTACCATTTCGGACAATATCACCAAGCCGTAGAAGCATTCAACAATTACTTGAATAAGGATCGCTCAGCTCCCCGGCGGGATGCCCTTTATATGCTAGGACTCTCCTACTACCAAACAAAAGTATACTCCAAAGCAGCCGAAACATTAGGTAAGGTAACAACTGACAACGATGCCCTTACCCAAAATGCATATCTCCACATGGGACTCTCTTATCTGCAACTGGCAGAGAAAAACAAAGCACGCATGGCTTTTGAACAGGCAGCCGCCTCCAATGCTAATATGCAAATCAAGGAACAGGCAGCTTACAATTACGCTCTTTGCCTGCACGAGACTTCTTTCTCCGCTTTCGGTGAATCAGTTACTGCCTTCGAGAAATTCCTGAATGAATTTCCGACTTCTCCTTATGCTGAAAAAGTCAGCAGCTACCTGGTAGAAGTTTACATGAATACACGTAGCTACGATGCAGCTTTGAAATCAATCGACCGGATTGCCAAACCAAGCGCACAAATATTGGAAGCCAAACAGAAGATACTGTTCCAATTAGGAACTCAATCTTTCGCTAACGCCGACTTCGAACAAGCTCTGAAATATCTAAACCAATCCATTGCCATCGGACAATACAATCGTCAGACCAAGGCAGACGCTTACTATTGGTGTGGAGAATCCTATTACCGTCTAAGCCGAATGGTAGAAGCCGCACGTGATTTTAATGCTTATCTGCAACTCACCACCCAACCCAATAACGAAATGTATGCGCTTGCCAATTATAACTTAGGGTATATCGCTTTCCACCGGAAAGACTATACGCAAGCAAGCAATTATTTCCAAAAATACGTTCAACTGGAGAAAGGTGAAAATGCAACCGCACTTGCCGATGCATACAATCGTATTGGTGACTGCCACCTGCATGTACGTAACTTTGAAGAAGCCAAACAGTATTATTCGCAAGCCGAACAGATGAATACTTCTTCCGGAGACTATTCTTTCTATCAGCTGGCTCTTGTATCCGGTCTGCAGAAAGACTATACCGGTAAGATTACCTTGCTGAACCGTCTGGTAGGAAAGTACCCTGCTTCTCCTTATGCCGTAAACGCTATTTACGAGAAAGGGCGTTCCTATGTTTTGATGGACAACAACAATCAAGCCATTACTTCTTTCAAAGAATTACTTACTAAATATCCTGAAAGTCCGGTCAGCAGGAAAGCTGCCGCCGAAATCGGATTATTATATTACCAAAAAGGAGATTACAACCAAGCAATCGAAGCCTACAAACAGGTTATCGAAAAATATCCGGGTAGTGAAGAAGCCCGCCTTGCCATGCGTGATTTGAAATCTATTTATGTGGATCTCAACCGCATCGACGAATTTGCTGCTTTAGCAAATGCCATGCCAGGACACATCCGTTTCGATGCTAACGAACAAGACTCGCTTACGTATGCCGCCGCAGAAAAGATTTATGCACGAGGCAGAATGGAAGAAGCCAAAACAAGCCTCAACAAATACCTGCAAACTTTCCCGGAAGGAGCCTTCAGCCTGAACGCACATTATTATCTCTGCCTGATCGGAAACGAGCAGAAAAATTATGATATGATTCTTCTCCATTCCGGTAAACTGCTGGAATATCCTAACAATCCGTTTGCAGAAGAAGCACTGATCTTGCGTGCTGAAGTGCAATTCAACCAGCAAAATATGGCTGAAGCATTGGCTAGCTACAAAATGCTGAAAGAAAAAGCAACCAACGTAGAGCGCCGCCAACTTGCTGAAACGGGTATTCTGCGTTGCGCCTTCCTATTGCGAGATGACATAGAAACCATCCATGCAGCTACCGACCTGCTTGCAGAAGCCAAACTTAGTCCGGAGCTAAGAAATGAAGCTCTTTATTACCGTGCTAAAGCCTATACCAAGCAAAAGGCTGACAAGAAAGCAATGGAAGACTATCGTGAACTGGCCAAAGACACACGTAACTCTTACGGTGCCGAAGCTAAATATCAGGTTGCACAATCCCTCTACGACGCAAAAGAATATGCCGCTGCAGAGAAAGAGTTGCTCAACTATATAGAACAGAGTACGCCACATGCTTATTGGCTAGCGCGCAGTTTTATCCTTCTATCCGACGTCTATCATGCTACGGGTAAAGATCTGGACGCACGCCAATATCTGCTAAGTCTGCAACAGAATTATCAAGGGAATGACGATATTGAAAGCATGATTGAAAGCAGACTTAGTAAATTGAAAGTTGAGAATTGA
- the topA gene encoding type I DNA topoisomerase encodes MQKNLVIVESPAKAKTIEKFLGKDFKVLSSYGHIRDLKKKDFSIDVNNDFKPSYEIPADKKALVSTLKTEAKEAETVWLASDEDREGEAIAWHLYEVLKLKPENTKRIVFHEITKSAILKAIEQPRDIDLNLVNAQQARRILDRIVGFELSPVLWRKVKPALSAGRVQSVAVRLIVEREREIHAFQTEAAYRITAVFLVPDTDGKLVEMKAELARRIKTKEEAKAFLNACQGASFAIDDITTRPVKKTPPAPFTTSTLQQEAARKLGYTVAQTMMLAQRLYESGFITYMRTDSVNLSEFATAGSKDAIIKMMGDRYVHPRHFETKTKGAQEAHEAIRPTYMENQSIEGTAQEKKLYDLIWKRTIASQMADAELEKTTATITISGSSDVFTAIGEVIKFDGFLRVYRESYDDDNEQEDESHLLPPLKKGQKLEHGPIIATERFTQRPPRYTEASLVRKLEELGIGRPSTYAPTISTIQQREYVEKGNKDGEERQFNVMTLKDCQIKDENHTEITGAEKAKLFPTDTGTVVNDFLTEYFPDILDFNFTASVEKEFDEIAEGEVKWTSIMKNFYDKFHPSVENTLAIKTEHKVGERILGEEPGTGKTVSVKIGRFGPVVQIGTVEDEEKPRFAQMKKGQSMETITLEEALELFKLPRTLGEYEGKSVSVGVGRFGPYVLHNKVYVSLPKTLDPMEITLEEAEQLILEKRQKETERHIKKFEEEPELEILNGRYGPYITYKGSNYKIPKDIVPQDLSLASCLELIKLQDEKGPATTKKGRFAKKK; translated from the coding sequence ATGCAGAAAAACCTTGTCATTGTCGAGTCTCCGGCAAAAGCAAAAACGATTGAAAAGTTTCTGGGGAAAGATTTCAAAGTCCTTTCTAGTTACGGACACATACGCGATCTGAAGAAAAAAGATTTCAGTATCGACGTAAATAATGATTTTAAACCCAGCTACGAAATCCCGGCAGACAAAAAGGCGCTGGTTAGCACACTAAAGACAGAAGCTAAAGAGGCAGAAACCGTATGGCTCGCATCCGATGAGGACCGCGAGGGAGAGGCAATTGCCTGGCATCTGTATGAGGTCTTAAAACTAAAACCGGAAAACACAAAACGAATCGTATTTCATGAAATTACGAAAAGCGCTATTTTAAAAGCGATTGAGCAACCACGCGACATTGACCTCAACCTCGTAAATGCACAGCAAGCACGACGGATTCTGGACCGTATCGTAGGTTTCGAACTCTCTCCCGTGCTTTGGAGAAAAGTGAAACCGGCACTTTCTGCCGGACGTGTTCAGTCTGTCGCTGTCCGCCTGATCGTTGAACGTGAACGTGAAATACATGCTTTCCAAACGGAAGCCGCTTATCGCATCACTGCCGTATTCCTCGTTCCGGACACGGACGGAAAACTGGTGGAAATGAAAGCTGAACTGGCTCGCCGTATTAAAACAAAAGAAGAAGCGAAAGCTTTCCTCAACGCATGTCAGGGAGCAAGCTTTGCCATCGACGATATTACTACCCGCCCGGTCAAGAAAACGCCTCCTGCTCCATTCACAACATCTACGTTGCAACAGGAAGCCGCACGCAAACTGGGATATACCGTAGCGCAGACCATGATGCTCGCGCAACGCTTATACGAATCGGGATTCATCACTTATATGCGTACAGACTCTGTCAACCTCTCGGAATTTGCGACAGCAGGCAGTAAAGACGCTATCATCAAAATGATGGGTGACCGCTACGTACACCCCCGCCATTTCGAAACAAAGACTAAGGGTGCACAAGAAGCGCATGAGGCTATCCGCCCTACCTATATGGAAAACCAATCCATTGAAGGAACAGCACAGGAAAAGAAACTGTACGACTTGATATGGAAACGCACCATTGCCTCACAAATGGCAGATGCAGAACTGGAAAAGACAACTGCTACCATAACAATAAGTGGCAGCAGCGACGTGTTTACAGCCATCGGCGAAGTGATTAAGTTTGACGGGTTCCTGCGTGTATACCGTGAATCTTATGATGATGACAACGAACAGGAAGATGAAAGCCACCTGCTTCCTCCCCTGAAAAAAGGTCAGAAGTTGGAACACGGCCCTATCATCGCAACCGAACGTTTCACCCAACGTCCTCCACGCTATACTGAAGCAAGTCTTGTACGCAAGTTGGAAGAACTGGGTATCGGACGTCCGTCTACGTATGCACCTACTATCTCTACCATCCAACAACGCGAATATGTGGAGAAAGGTAATAAAGACGGGGAAGAACGGCAGTTTAATGTCATGACATTGAAAGATTGTCAGATTAAGGATGAAAACCATACTGAAATTACCGGTGCAGAAAAGGCGAAGTTATTCCCAACGGATACCGGCACTGTGGTAAATGATTTCCTTACCGAATATTTCCCAGACATTCTGGATTTCAACTTTACCGCCAGTGTAGAAAAGGAATTTGACGAGATTGCAGAAGGAGAAGTGAAATGGACTTCTATCATGAAGAATTTCTATGATAAGTTCCATCCGTCTGTAGAAAACACATTGGCTATCAAGACGGAACATAAAGTAGGCGAACGTATTCTGGGAGAAGAACCGGGAACAGGCAAGACTGTTTCTGTTAAGATTGGTCGCTTCGGTCCTGTTGTACAGATTGGTACTGTAGAAGATGAAGAAAAACCACGCTTCGCACAAATGAAGAAAGGTCAATCCATGGAAACCATCACTTTGGAAGAAGCACTGGAATTATTCAAATTACCTCGTACACTGGGCGAATATGAAGGAAAATCAGTCAGTGTAGGCGTAGGCCGTTTCGGTCCGTATGTCCTGCACAATAAGGTATATGTATCGCTCCCGAAAACACTTGATCCGATGGAAATTACTTTGGAAGAGGCAGAACAGCTGATTCTGGAGAAACGCCAGAAAGAAACGGAACGCCACATCAAGAAGTTTGAAGAGGAGCCGGAACTTGAGATTCTGAACGGACGTTACGGACCTTATATTACCTATAAGGGTTCCAATTATAAAATTCCTAAAGATATCGTCCCGCAGGATTTGAGTTTGGCTAGCTGTTTGGAACTCATCAAATTACAAGATGAAAAAGGACCAGCGACCACAAAAAAAGGACGATTCGCAAAAAAGAAATAA
- a CDS encoding LruC domain-containing protein: protein MKQTNLKYLMIGVLTIASISCMDKERDLSWERRHMPKEAYFDFNMTQAVALDINYCFKSENYRVLFNIYEQDPIEYSADGSVSQKDIEPIYRAVTDEKGKFSGEMNIPADLSEVWLSSDYLATVSPLKLTIDDSRRLSFNQDAYIATLRSQTASKTRGVTVNQHTYLKEWHVLPNADWDDSGRPTNLEPKINIPPADVLYNIKYVFRKVTVKDESGKSKVMNISQNYPEFFDGSIKMTSDIPIVNPTEVSLVFINSSAAWYNTVGYYTYPTNNPPQSTSDIKQIIAFPNTSPVYKTLGVGALVCGEEIKLKYWNEETQEYEDKFPAGVTIGWCLQGMGFKSKLTSETDKDKVGDIIKGMGARYSTRNLNTNNTQRTVSLRDSKSGQIVAVGFEDNIDFDYADAIFYIHTSEKNAIDPILPPLPEDPEAIPEQYKISYSGTLAFEDLWAKLGDYDMNDVMVKYTSTMTRNALDNRIYEIEDKFILQHCGGYLQNGFGYQLHKLSNSNVKSVKITGPDASGLSSSIYMEGKETEPGQSHPTILLYDDMTKFKNITDESKKEYTVTITLDGASEKEVVPPYNPFIFISSNEGRGKELHLINYPPTDKADLSLLGTGKDIYRPEEGMYYVSADLMPFAINMPVSNLPVPEEGKRIDQSYPKFSGWVSSNGKQNKDWYK from the coding sequence ATGAAGCAAACAAATTTAAAGTATTTAATGATAGGAGTGCTTACCATAGCTTCCATCAGTTGTATGGACAAAGAGCGTGACTTATCTTGGGAGAGAAGGCATATGCCAAAAGAAGCATACTTCGACTTCAACATGACCCAAGCTGTCGCTTTGGATATCAATTATTGTTTCAAAAGCGAAAATTATCGTGTTCTTTTTAACATTTACGAGCAAGATCCCATTGAATACTCAGCTGACGGCAGCGTGTCCCAAAAGGACATAGAGCCTATCTACCGTGCAGTTACAGACGAAAAAGGCAAATTCAGCGGAGAAATGAATATTCCGGCGGACCTCTCGGAAGTATGGTTATCATCGGATTATTTAGCCACCGTATCTCCTCTTAAACTAACGATTGACGACAGTCGTCGGCTTTCATTTAATCAAGATGCATATATCGCTACCTTACGTTCACAAACGGCATCAAAAACCAGAGGAGTGACCGTGAACCAACATACCTATCTAAAAGAATGGCATGTTCTTCCCAATGCAGACTGGGATGACAGCGGAAGACCAACCAACCTGGAACCTAAAATAAATATACCTCCGGCAGACGTACTATACAACATCAAGTATGTTTTCAGAAAGGTTACAGTCAAAGATGAGAGCGGTAAAAGCAAGGTTATGAACATCAGTCAGAATTATCCGGAGTTTTTTGATGGTTCCATCAAAATGACTTCAGATATTCCAATTGTTAACCCGACCGAAGTAAGCCTCGTATTTATAAACAGCTCTGCTGCATGGTACAATACAGTTGGATATTACACCTATCCGACCAACAATCCGCCCCAGAGCACGAGTGATATAAAACAAATAATTGCATTCCCAAACACCTCTCCTGTTTACAAGACTTTAGGGGTAGGAGCATTAGTGTGTGGCGAAGAAATAAAACTCAAATATTGGAATGAAGAGACACAGGAATACGAAGACAAATTTCCTGCAGGAGTCACAATTGGCTGGTGCCTTCAAGGTATGGGATTCAAGAGTAAACTCACCTCAGAAACAGATAAAGACAAAGTGGGCGATATCATAAAAGGTATGGGGGCACGCTACTCCACCAGGAATCTAAACACGAATAATACACAAAGAACTGTATCTCTCCGTGATTCCAAGTCCGGGCAGATTGTAGCAGTAGGATTCGAAGATAATATTGACTTCGATTATGCAGATGCCATCTTCTATATTCATACGTCAGAAAAGAATGCTATTGACCCGATATTGCCTCCATTGCCTGAAGACCCCGAAGCAATCCCCGAGCAATATAAAATTTCTTATTCCGGTACACTGGCTTTTGAAGACTTATGGGCTAAGTTAGGTGATTACGATATGAATGACGTAATGGTAAAGTACACCAGTACGATGACCCGAAATGCTCTTGACAATCGCATTTACGAAATTGAAGACAAGTTTATCTTACAGCACTGTGGCGGTTATCTGCAAAACGGATTTGGATATCAATTACACAAGCTCTCAAACAGCAATGTCAAGAGTGTAAAAATAACGGGGCCTGATGCCAGTGGTTTATCAAGTTCTATATACATGGAAGGAAAAGAAACAGAGCCTGGACAGTCTCACCCAACCATATTGTTGTATGACGACATGACAAAATTCAAAAATATCACTGATGAATCAAAGAAAGAATATACTGTAACCATCACGCTTGATGGAGCTAGTGAGAAAGAGGTGGTACCTCCTTACAACCCGTTTATCTTCATCAGTTCCAACGAGGGTAGAGGCAAAGAATTACATCTGATAAATTATCCCCCGACTGACAAAGCCGACTTATCGTTACTGGGAACCGGAAAAGACATCTACAGACCAGAAGAAGGGATGTATTATGTTTCTGCAGACTTGATGCCGTTTGCTATCAATATGCCAGTAAGTAATCTCCCGGTTCCAGAGGAAGGGAAACGAATCGATCAATCATATCCCAAGTTCTCTGGATGGGTATCATCGAATGGGAAACAAAATAAAGATTGGTACAAATAA
- a CDS encoding low temperature requirement protein A — protein sequence MFYSPHPLLRKRETETATVSYSELLFDLIYVFSVTQLSHYLLHNLTWEGLLKETILWFAVWMLWQHTIWVTNWFNPDTRPIRILLFISMLVGLVMAAAIPYAFTYRGLIFAVCYVLIQAGRTLYIIGVLGDHHLAANFKRIMGWFCISAVFWITGAILQGEWQILLWIIAAICDYTAPMHGFALPRLGRSDSSKEWTIEGHHLVERCQLFVIIAFGETLLMTGASLSEVEEWTPLVIISAVISFIGSLAMWWVYFDVSSEAGSRKIQEVKDPGKLGLIYNAIHIVLVGALIICAVGDELIVAHPEQEMRAEVVFVLIIGPIVYILANSIYKYVTCRMLPLSHIIAVIALALLLPWPYHISLLTMNILVTSVFIFVIVFDMLFPNKGFKIKWEPKI from the coding sequence ATGTTTTACTCCCCCCATCCATTGCTTCGGAAGAGAGAAACGGAAACTGCTACTGTCTCTTATTCCGAACTGCTGTTTGACCTGATTTATGTTTTCTCGGTCACGCAACTTTCACATTATTTGCTTCATAATCTCACTTGGGAAGGATTATTGAAAGAAACAATCCTGTGGTTTGCAGTCTGGATGTTGTGGCAACATACCATCTGGGTGACTAACTGGTTCAACCCGGATACCCGGCCGATACGTATTCTTCTTTTTATCAGTATGCTGGTGGGGCTGGTGATGGCGGCTGCCATTCCTTATGCCTTTACTTACCGGGGATTGATATTTGCTGTCTGCTATGTTCTGATACAGGCAGGGAGAACACTTTATATTATCGGGGTGTTAGGAGATCATCATCTGGCTGCTAATTTTAAGCGAATTATGGGCTGGTTCTGTATATCTGCCGTCTTTTGGATTACGGGTGCCATATTGCAGGGAGAATGGCAAATTCTACTGTGGATTATAGCCGCTATCTGTGATTATACAGCCCCGATGCACGGATTTGCTTTACCTCGTCTGGGACGTTCGGACAGTAGCAAGGAATGGACTATTGAAGGGCATCATTTGGTGGAACGTTGCCAGTTGTTTGTGATTATTGCTTTTGGAGAAACTCTATTGATGACAGGAGCTTCTTTGAGTGAAGTAGAAGAATGGACGCCTCTCGTGATTATTTCTGCTGTCATATCTTTCATTGGTAGTTTGGCTATGTGGTGGGTTTACTTTGATGTGAGCAGTGAAGCCGGTAGTCGGAAAATACAGGAAGTGAAAGATCCCGGAAAGCTGGGGTTGATTTATAATGCAATTCATATCGTACTGGTGGGAGCATTGATTATTTGTGCGGTAGGAGACGAACTGATTGTTGCCCATCCCGAACAAGAAATGAGAGCGGAAGTTGTTTTTGTTCTGATTATCGGACCAATCGTTTATATTCTGGCAAATAGTATCTATAAATATGTCACGTGCCGTATGCTTCCTTTATCACATATTATTGCTGTAATAGCTTTGGCTTTACTGCTTCCCTGGCCTTATCACATTTCTTTATTGACGATGAATATCTTGGTAACATCTGTTTTTATATTCGTGATTGTGTTTGATATGCTATTCCCTAATAAAGGTTTTAAGATAAAATGGGAGCCGAAGATTTAA